One window of Nostoc sp. C052 genomic DNA carries:
- a CDS encoding multicopper oxidase domain-containing protein: MPNNFALGNGKPWSRRQLLQLGLAGAGVTGAAGLWQMLNLQSKSTVKVPPLNIEAPDDATNPMKMLRDFDYGTVKQENGRTIREFQLTAGTSIIKLNSAVSYNIWDLNGRIPGPTLRAKQGDRIRVLFLNNAGHSHSLHFHGVHPAEMDGVRPISNGSATIYEFDAEPYGVHLYHCHIEPVTRHIAKGLYGMFIIDPPTPRPPADEIVLVMGGYDVNDDSHNDYYAFNGLPHYYMHHPIGIYKDQLIRLYVLNIIEYDPAVTFHLHANFFDVYRYGMTMTPSEKADVITMGVAERHILEFAFRYPGKYMFHPHQDAIAENGCMGQFEVLAEKNSQNPVKHS; this comes from the coding sequence ATGCCCAACAACTTCGCTCTGGGTAACGGCAAACCTTGGAGCCGCCGTCAATTATTGCAGCTGGGCCTAGCGGGTGCTGGAGTGACTGGTGCCGCTGGACTTTGGCAGATGCTAAATCTACAAAGTAAGTCAACCGTCAAAGTGCCACCACTCAATATAGAAGCACCAGATGACGCTACTAATCCGATGAAGATGTTGAGGGATTTTGATTATGGGACGGTGAAGCAAGAAAATGGGCGGACTATCCGAGAATTTCAGTTAACTGCTGGTACTTCCATCATAAAACTCAATAGTGCTGTCTCTTATAACATCTGGGATTTAAACGGTCGCATCCCAGGGCCAACGCTACGGGCAAAACAAGGCGATCGCATCCGGGTACTATTTCTCAATAATGCCGGACATTCCCACTCTTTGCATTTTCATGGCGTTCATCCAGCAGAAATGGATGGTGTTCGCCCAATCAGCAATGGTAGTGCGACAATCTACGAATTCGATGCCGAACCTTATGGTGTTCATTTATACCACTGCCATATTGAACCGGTCACCCGGCACATCGCCAAGGGACTGTACGGAATGTTTATCATCGATCCACCGACTCCCCGTCCCCCGGCTGATGAAATCGTATTAGTGATGGGTGGATATGACGTGAATGATGATAGCCATAACGATTATTACGCCTTCAACGGTCTGCCCCACTATTACATGCATCATCCCATTGGCATTTACAAAGATCAGTTGATTCGGCTGTATGTTCTCAACATCATTGAATACGATCCGGCCGTGACGTTTCATCTCCACGCCAACTTCTTTGATGTCTATCGCTATGGCATGACTATGACTCCTAGTGAAAAAGCTGATGTGATTACGATGGGTGTCGCAGAAAGGCACATTTTAGAATTTGCTTTTCGCTATCCAGGTAAGTATATGTTCCATCCTCATCAGGATGCGATCGCAGAAAACGGCTGTATGGGTCAATTTGAAGTACTTGCTGAAAAGAACTCTCAAAATCCTGTTAAACATTCTTGA
- a CDS encoding CbtB domain-containing protein, giving the protein MTTFSHISILQKTAGITLSKPVQVTLYMLLSSLVIWTVLFSTYPAVHNTAHSTRHHTLGVACH; this is encoded by the coding sequence ATGACTACTTTTTCTCATATTTCAATATTGCAGAAGACCGCAGGTATTACCTTATCCAAGCCTGTGCAGGTAACGCTCTATATGCTGCTATCTTCTTTAGTTATCTGGACTGTGTTGTTCTCCACCTATCCTGCGGTTCATAACACAGCACACTCAACACGTCACCATACATTGGGCGTTGCATGTCACTAA
- the cofH gene encoding 7,8-didemethyl-8-hydroxy-5-deazariboflavin synthase subunit CofH — MLTKTVVEKILERALMGYDLSPEEGVVLLQQTEPEAIAAIRTTSDTLRHSQAGDTVTYIINRNINFTNICEQHCSFCAFRRDDGDVGAYWLDSAQILEKATDAVRRGATEICMQGGLNPQAQINGKSLPYYLKVVETIKQEFPQIHLHAFSPQEVQFIARLDGLEYADVIIALRDAGVNSMPGTAAEVLDDEVRRILCPEKIDTATWLEIVSTAHKLGLHTTSTMLSGHIETHEQQIGHLEKLRSLQKTAINQGYPARITEFILLPFVGQEAPKSLRRRVGRDQPVLTDALLLGAVARIYLGNWIPNHQQSWVKLGLAGATEALVWGCNDIGGTLMEEHITTMAGALGGTCMEVETLENAIASLGRPYQQRDTLYQKIRN; from the coding sequence ATGCTGACAAAAACTGTTGTTGAAAAAATTCTGGAACGTGCCTTGATGGGGTACGACTTATCTCCCGAAGAGGGAGTAGTGTTATTACAACAAACTGAACCGGAGGCGATCGCAGCAATACGTACTACATCCGACACACTCCGCCATAGTCAAGCAGGTGATACTGTCACCTACATAATTAATCGTAATATCAACTTTACTAATATTTGTGAGCAGCACTGTAGTTTTTGTGCTTTCCGTCGAGATGATGGGGATGTCGGTGCATACTGGTTAGATTCGGCGCAAATTTTAGAAAAAGCCACAGATGCAGTGCGACGAGGTGCGACGGAAATCTGTATGCAGGGTGGGTTAAATCCACAAGCGCAAATAAATGGTAAATCTTTGCCCTACTATCTCAAGGTAGTGGAAACCATTAAACAGGAATTTCCCCAGATACATCTGCACGCTTTCTCACCCCAAGAAGTGCAATTTATCGCCAGACTAGACGGACTCGAATATGCTGATGTGATTATTGCTTTGCGCGATGCCGGAGTGAATTCAATGCCGGGAACAGCAGCAGAAGTATTAGACGATGAAGTGAGGCGGATACTGTGTCCAGAGAAGATTGATACAGCCACTTGGCTAGAAATTGTCAGCACCGCTCACAAATTAGGCCTGCATACCACTAGCACTATGTTATCTGGGCATATTGAAACCCACGAACAGCAAATCGGACATTTAGAAAAATTGCGATCGCTCCAAAAAACCGCCATCAATCAGGGATATCCAGCAAGGATCACAGAGTTTATTTTATTACCATTCGTTGGCCAAGAAGCGCCCAAATCCTTACGTCGCCGTGTCGGACGCGATCAACCAGTTTTAACCGATGCATTGCTATTAGGAGCTGTAGCGCGAATTTACTTAGGTAATTGGATTCCCAACCATCAGCAGAGTTGGGTAAAACTGGGGCTTGCAGGGGCAACAGAAGCCTTAGTTTGGGGTTGCAACGATATCGGTGGCACATTGATGGAAGAGCATATCACCACAATGGCAGGTGCTTTAGGTGGTACATGTATGGAAGTGGAAACCTTGGAAAATGCGATCGCTTCTTTAGGACGACCTTACCAACAACGAGATACCCTTTATCAGAAAATTAGGAATTAG
- a CDS encoding response regulator transcription factor yields the protein MRILIVEDDDRIAKPLAEFLRRQHHIVDITPDGLAAWEWSQSALYELILLDLMLPKLDGITLCKRLRAASSNILILMLTARDTTGDKIIGLDAGADDYLVKPFELKELAARIRALARRTPEIRPQILIHGDLQLDPATQQVTYAENIISLTPKEYMILEYFLRNPNQVITRSAILDKLWDFDKSSGEGSIKTHITNLRNKLRASGSSEDLIENIYGIGYRLGHK from the coding sequence ATGAGAATTTTGATAGTAGAAGATGACGATCGCATTGCCAAACCATTAGCTGAATTTTTAAGAAGACAACATCATATTGTGGATATAACACCCGATGGTTTGGCAGCTTGGGAGTGGTCGCAATCAGCATTATATGAGCTAATATTATTAGATTTAATGCTTCCTAAATTAGATGGAATTACTCTATGTAAACGTTTACGCGCTGCTTCATCTAATATTCTGATTTTAATGCTGACGGCACGAGATACAACAGGCGATAAAATTATCGGACTCGATGCTGGTGCTGATGATTACTTAGTTAAGCCATTTGAATTAAAAGAGTTAGCAGCACGCATTAGGGCTTTAGCTCGAAGAACTCCAGAGATTCGTCCCCAGATATTAATCCACGGTGATTTGCAACTAGATCCAGCAACTCAACAGGTTACTTATGCAGAAAATATCATATCATTAACTCCTAAAGAATATATGATATTAGAATATTTCTTGAGAAACCCAAATCAAGTTATCACTCGTTCGGCAATTCTTGACAAACTGTGGGATTTTGATAAATCTTCGGGAGAAGGAAGTATTAAAACTCATATTACAAATTTGCGGAATAAACTTAGAGCATCTGGAAGTTCGGAAGACTTGATTGAAAATATCTATGGCATTGGTTATCGTCTAGGACACAAGTAA
- a CDS encoding cell wall metabolism sensor histidine kinase WalK — translation MFQRIRYRLLLSYLVVFASLLGIFAIAVRFAFTRSLTEQITDKLIAIGKGAAANVEFEKGRLTVESDFRPQDLIASHQALQWFDTQGNLITQQGKSVLTLPFLPNKIVQFQTGKIPIQAVNVPIIASDNGELVGYVRVSQSLEEFDETLQKLDWGLGGGIIITLVLSSIGGILLTRQAMQPIEESFERLKQFTADASHELRSPLMAIKINAELPLEYPEEIGPKDAEKFQAIANATNQMTRLTEDLLMLARTDRVSNQNKDTLNLTSILENLIQLYKPQTEAKQINFKFQLIANLQLIGDSVQLTRLFTNLIENAIYYTPSGGVVEIKTSRVGSQLYINVQDTGMGIAPEYIDKVFERFWRADQSRSYWLGGSGLGLAIAQTIAQNHNGLISVTSQLKVGSCFTVRLPTS, via the coding sequence GTGTTTCAAAGAATCAGATATCGTTTGTTGTTGTCTTACTTAGTTGTGTTTGCATCGCTGCTAGGAATATTTGCGATCGCAGTCCGATTTGCTTTCACTCGCAGCTTGACTGAACAAATCACAGATAAACTCATAGCCATAGGGAAAGGTGCAGCTGCAAATGTAGAGTTTGAAAAAGGTCGTCTGACAGTTGAAAGTGACTTTCGTCCACAAGACTTAATTGCTTCTCATCAAGCTTTGCAGTGGTTTGATACTCAAGGAAATTTGATTACCCAACAGGGAAAAAGTGTTTTAACTTTACCTTTTTTACCAAACAAAATAGTACAATTTCAGACTGGTAAAATCCCCATCCAAGCAGTAAATGTACCAATTATTGCTAGTGATAATGGTGAGTTAGTTGGGTATGTGAGGGTGAGTCAATCTCTAGAAGAATTTGATGAAACCCTCCAAAAGCTGGACTGGGGATTAGGCGGTGGGATTATTATAACTTTGGTTCTGAGTAGTATTGGCGGAATTTTACTAACTCGTCAAGCAATGCAACCCATTGAAGAGAGTTTTGAAAGACTCAAACAATTTACTGCTGATGCTTCCCACGAACTACGCAGTCCGTTAATGGCTATCAAAATTAATGCTGAGTTACCGCTAGAGTATCCAGAAGAAATAGGTCCAAAAGATGCAGAAAAATTTCAGGCGATCGCTAACGCTACAAACCAGATGACTCGTCTCACAGAAGACTTACTTATGTTAGCACGCACTGATAGAGTTTCCAATCAAAATAAGGATACTCTCAATTTAACGTCAATATTAGAGAATCTAATACAACTGTATAAACCTCAAACTGAAGCCAAACAAATTAACTTCAAATTTCAATTAATTGCTAATCTTCAGCTAATAGGTGATTCAGTTCAATTAACGCGACTGTTTACTAATTTAATTGAAAATGCAATCTACTATACACCATCAGGAGGCGTAGTAGAAATTAAAACCAGTCGTGTGGGTTCCCAGCTTTATATCAACGTGCAAGATACAGGTATGGGAATTGCGCCAGAGTATATCGACAAGGTTTTTGAGCGTTTTTGGCGAGCAGATCAGTCTCGTTCTTATTGGTTAGGTGGTTCTGGCTTAGGGCTAGCGATCGCTCAGACTATTGCTCAAAATCACAATGGATTAATTAGTGTTACCAGTCAATTAAAAGTTGGTAGTTGTTTTACTGTGCGTTTACCAACTTCTTGA
- a CDS encoding PepSY domain-containing protein — protein MKTSTKIILAAAFVGSLGLAGLSRVVSAKQPQSFVAIAHQHHSDIQVAEASDGDGETNDDAQEAAKLQLLAKITAQQAQQAVEASVGGKAKSVKLENEDGNLVYIVEIGQQDVKVDAGNGKVLYTENANQSDEKNEATRPKSSIQVQETNDDGK, from the coding sequence ATGAAGACTTCCACAAAAATAATTTTGGCAGCAGCTTTTGTTGGTAGTTTGGGACTTGCTGGATTGTCGAGAGTTGTGTCTGCAAAACAACCACAATCTTTTGTAGCAATTGCACATCAGCATCATAGTGATATCCAAGTTGCTGAAGCCAGTGATGGCGACGGTGAAACAAATGATGATGCACAAGAAGCAGCAAAACTGCAACTGCTAGCTAAAATTACAGCACAACAAGCACAGCAAGCAGTTGAAGCATCTGTGGGAGGTAAGGCGAAAAGTGTCAAACTCGAAAATGAAGATGGCAACTTAGTTTATATTGTAGAAATTGGTCAGCAAGATGTTAAGGTCGATGCTGGTAATGGGAAAGTTCTCTATACTGAGAATGCTAATCAATCAGATGAGAAGAATGAAGCTACTCGTCCTAAGAGTAGTATTCAAGTTCAAGAAACTAATGATGATGGCAAGTAG
- a CDS encoding EAL domain-containing protein, with protein sequence MKVDEFSQQIEQLRSQIQEILQCDGTKSNSQQEIVTEAFEELNTAMEELLTASEKLEEARAAIEKERQCYQDLFEFAPYGYLVTNTVGTIQEANHVAAILLGIPQKYLVGKPLIIFIAQQYQQSFSSHMNNLQELINWEINLQPRRGKPFPVSVKASVVYDLEGKQLGWRWLLCNISERKQAEEMLHQAYSELEIRVAERTAELVKANQKLLSEITERKRVESQLLHLAFHDALTGLANRAAFMNRLKHAINFSKRHSDYLFAVLFIDLDRFKVINDSLGHLNGDQLLLAIASRLEVCVRSIDTAARLGGDEFTILLEGIQDVSDAITVAERIQHELALPFELDGQEMFITASIGIALSSTVDYKHPEELLRDADTAMYRAKVLGRARYELFNSEMYANALARLQLETDLRRAIEREEFRVYYQPIVSLASGSILGFEALLRWQHPERGLLHPADFIPLAEETGLIFSIGNWALHEACRQMQVWQVCHRSNLLEKISVNLSVKQFSQPDLIEQIGKILHSTGLDAGTLALDITESVIVENGDKASAVILQLREMGIELSIDDFGTGYSSLGRLYNFPISVLKIDRSFISPMSANSKNLEIIEIIVTLAHKLGVDVLAEGVETKEQLALLRKLNCEYGQGHFFSLPLNNSAAEALIMQNPRW encoded by the coding sequence ATGAAAGTGGATGAATTTAGCCAACAGATAGAGCAATTGCGCTCACAGATACAGGAAATCTTGCAATGTGATGGAACTAAGTCAAACTCACAACAGGAAATTGTAACGGAGGCTTTTGAGGAACTTAATACCGCAATGGAAGAACTATTGACAGCTTCCGAGAAGTTAGAAGAAGCACGAGCAGCAATAGAGAAAGAGCGCCAGTGTTACCAAGATTTGTTTGAGTTTGCTCCGTATGGTTACTTAGTAACTAATACTGTTGGGACAATCCAAGAGGCTAACCATGTAGCAGCAATCTTGCTCGGTATCCCACAAAAATATTTAGTAGGTAAACCATTAATTATCTTTATTGCTCAACAATACCAGCAGTCCTTTAGCTCTCACATGAACAATTTGCAAGAGCTAATAAACTGGGAAATTAACCTACAACCACGCAGAGGAAAGCCTTTTCCTGTTAGTGTAAAAGCCTCAGTCGTATACGACCTTGAGGGGAAACAGCTTGGCTGGCGTTGGCTGCTGTGCAACATTAGTGAACGCAAACAAGCTGAAGAAATGTTACATCAAGCTTACAGTGAGTTAGAAATCCGGGTAGCGGAAAGGACAGCAGAACTGGTAAAAGCAAATCAAAAATTGCTAAGTGAAATTACAGAGCGTAAACGAGTCGAGTCACAACTGTTGCACCTTGCCTTTCACGACGCGCTAACTGGTCTGGCAAACCGCGCTGCATTTATGAACCGCCTAAAACATGCGATAAATTTTTCAAAACGGCATTCAGATTATCTATTTGCTGTGCTATTTATCGACCTAGATCGGTTTAAGGTGATCAATGACAGTCTTGGACACCTAAATGGAGACCAACTTCTGCTTGCTATTGCAAGTAGGCTAGAAGTGTGTGTACGCTCTATAGATACAGCGGCACGGCTTGGGGGAGACGAATTTACAATCCTGCTTGAGGGAATCCAGGATGTGTCAGATGCTATCACGGTAGCTGAACGGATTCAGCATGAACTAGCGTTACCCTTTGAGCTTGATGGACAAGAAATGTTCATCACGGCAAGTATTGGCATCGCGTTGAGTTCGACAGTAGATTATAAACATCCAGAAGAACTGTTGCGGGATGCTGATACAGCAATGTACCGAGCCAAGGTGTTAGGCAGAGCGCGTTATGAGCTATTCAACTCAGAGATGTATGCTAACGCTCTAGCAAGATTGCAGTTAGAAACCGATTTGCGCCGAGCAATTGAACGCGAAGAATTTCGAGTTTATTACCAACCGATTGTTTCACTTGCTAGTGGCTCTATTTTAGGTTTTGAGGCTCTGTTGCGCTGGCAGCATCCAGAACGTGGTCTGCTTCATCCAGCAGATTTTATTCCCTTAGCAGAAGAAACTGGACTAATTTTCTCTATTGGTAACTGGGCGTTGCATGAAGCCTGCCGCCAGATGCAGGTTTGGCAAGTATGCCATCGTTCCAACTTGCTAGAAAAAATTAGTGTTAATCTCTCCGTCAAGCAATTTTCTCAGCCGGATTTGATTGAGCAGATTGGGAAAATTTTGCACTCAACTGGTCTTGATGCTGGCACTCTAGCGCTAGATATTACTGAAAGCGTAATTGTGGAAAATGGCGATAAAGCAAGTGCTGTAATTTTACAACTTCGAGAGATGGGCATTGAGTTATCAATTGATGACTTTGGTACGGGCTACTCTTCATTAGGTCGTCTTTATAACTTTCCGATTAGTGTGTTGAAAATTGATCGTTCTTTTATCAGCCCGATGAGCGCCAATAGTAAAAACTTAGAAATTATTGAGATAATCGTCACCTTGGCACATAAGTTGGGTGTGGATGTGCTTGCCGAAGGAGTAGAGACAAAAGAGCAACTAGCACTTCTCAGAAAGTTGAACTGTGAATATGGCCAGGGACATTTTTTTTCACTTCCATTAAATAACTCGGCAGCCGAGGCATTAATTATGCAAAATCCTCGGTGGTAA
- a CDS encoding pentapeptide repeat-containing protein, whose protein sequence is MPPDYAVQNLQGRSFKGQNLTGANFRGKDIKGTDFTNAILKDADFTGAKAGLQMHWVIGLLIISWLLSALSVFLLTLVGVLIASIFDARITQKPITGVAVKARLEPAFGYCHVCLVPSLRLGIPS, encoded by the coding sequence ATGCCGCCAGACTACGCCGTTCAAAATCTCCAAGGTCGCTCTTTTAAAGGTCAAAACCTGACTGGGGCTAACTTTAGAGGTAAGGATATTAAAGGCACAGACTTTACCAACGCTATTCTTAAAGATGCTGACTTTACAGGTGCTAAAGCTGGACTACAGATGCATTGGGTAATTGGGTTATTGATAATTTCATGGCTATTATCAGCACTATCAGTATTTTTATTAACCTTAGTTGGTGTATTGATAGCATCTATTTTTGACGCGAGAATCACACAAAAACCCATCACTGGGGTAGCCGTGAAAGCTAGGCTAGAACCAGCTTTTGGATATTGTCACGTTTGTCTTGTTCCCAGTCTCAGACTAGGAATACCGTCCTAG
- a CDS encoding type II toxin-antitoxin system HicB family antitoxin encodes MPPCLVWQDRVATQAKSLDELIERIKEAIELCLEVEQENAEALEFIGVQRVSV; translated from the coding sequence TTGCCTCCGTGCCTAGTCTGGCAGGATCGCGTTGCGACCCAAGCCAAATCTCTAGACGAACTGATAGAGCGGATTAAAGAAGCTATTGAACTTTGTTTAGAGGTTGAACAAGAAAATGCCGAAGCATTAGAGTTTATAGGTGTGCAGAGGGTTTCCGTTTAA
- a CDS encoding type II toxin-antitoxin system HicA family toxin yields MCRGFPFKYEQTTEFDWREVITALKKAGFEVARIRGSHHFLIHGDGRRTVVPVHSGETIGSGLLSQILRDCQISRDEFRELL; encoded by the coding sequence GTGTGCAGAGGGTTTCCGTTTAAGTATGAGCAAACTACCGAGTTTGACTGGCGGGAAGTAATTACAGCTTTAAAAAAAGCAGGTTTTGAGGTAGCAAGAATACGAGGCAGCCACCATTTTTTGATACACGGTGATGGTCGTCGAACTGTTGTTCCAGTGCATTCTGGTGAAACAATTGGTTCTGGTTTGTTATCACAGATACTCCGTGACTGTCAGATCAGCCGTGATGAATTCCGGGAGCTATTGTAA
- the aspS gene encoding aspartate--tRNA ligase, translating to MRTHYCGELRKEHIGETVTFYGWVDRRRDHGGVIFLDLRDRSGIVQIVSDPQRTPDSYEHANALRNEYVVEITGRVTQRPEESLNTRIPTGEVEIYADKIKLLNAVRKQLPFQVSVADTETVREDLRLKYRYLDLRRDRMAQNLQLRHQIVKAMRRYLEDLEGFIEVETPILTRSTPEGARDYVLPSRVNPGEWYALPQSPQLFKQLLMVSGLDRYYQIARCFRDEDLRADRQPEFTQLDMEMSFMSQEEIIELNENLVCHIFKTVKGIELQRPFPRLTYAEGMERYGSDKPDTRYGLELVDVSDIVKDSGFKVFRDTVTNGGIVKILPIPNGNDVISNVRIKPGGDLFREASEAGARGLAYIRVRDDGEIDTIGAIKDNLSEAQKQEILRRTAAKAGHLLLFGAGEAATVNKTLDRLRQAIAKEFNLIDPEKINLLWITDFPMFEWNADEKRLEALHHPFTAPHPDDLSDLKTARAQAYDLVLNGVEVGGGSLRIYQREIQQQVFEAIGLSPEEAQSKFGFLLEAFEYGTPPHGGIAYGLDRLVMLLAGEESIRDVIAFPKTQQARCLLTDAPSSVDAKQLKELHVASTYKPKS from the coding sequence ATGCGAACTCATTATTGCGGCGAACTCCGAAAAGAACATATTGGAGAAACAGTTACCTTTTACGGATGGGTAGACCGTCGCCGCGATCACGGTGGTGTGATATTTTTAGATTTACGCGATCGCTCTGGAATTGTCCAAATCGTCAGCGATCCGCAACGCACCCCAGATTCTTATGAACATGCGAATGCTCTACGAAATGAATATGTTGTCGAAATCACTGGTAGGGTAACACAACGTCCCGAAGAATCGCTGAATACCCGCATCCCAACAGGCGAGGTAGAAATCTACGCCGATAAAATTAAACTCCTCAATGCTGTTCGCAAACAATTACCTTTCCAAGTTTCCGTAGCTGACACCGAGACAGTGCGGGAAGACTTGCGGCTGAAATATCGTTATTTAGATTTGCGACGCGATCGCATGGCGCAAAATTTGCAACTGCGTCATCAAATTGTCAAAGCTATGCGTCGTTATCTGGAAGATTTGGAAGGTTTTATTGAAGTCGAAACCCCAATACTTACCCGTTCTACCCCAGAAGGGGCGCGGGATTATGTTCTACCCAGCCGCGTCAATCCTGGTGAGTGGTATGCTTTGCCCCAATCACCCCAGCTATTTAAACAACTGCTGATGGTATCTGGCTTAGATAGATATTATCAGATTGCCCGTTGCTTTCGTGACGAAGACTTACGCGCCGACAGACAACCGGAATTCACTCAATTGGACATGGAAATGAGCTTCATGTCCCAAGAAGAAATTATCGAACTAAACGAGAACTTAGTTTGCCATATCTTCAAAACCGTTAAAGGCATTGAGTTACAGCGCCCTTTCCCTCGTCTGACTTACGCTGAAGGTATGGAACGCTACGGGAGTGATAAACCAGATACCCGCTATGGTTTGGAATTAGTTGATGTCTCAGATATTGTGAAAGACTCTGGTTTCAAAGTCTTTCGGGACACTGTTACTAATGGTGGTATCGTCAAAATCCTCCCCATTCCCAACGGTAACGATGTAATTTCCAATGTCCGCATTAAACCAGGCGGCGACTTATTTAGAGAAGCTAGCGAAGCCGGTGCTAGAGGTTTAGCGTATATCCGCGTCAGGGATGATGGCGAAATAGACACCATTGGAGCGATAAAAGACAACTTAAGCGAAGCACAAAAACAAGAAATTTTACGCCGCACAGCTGCAAAGGCTGGACATCTGCTGTTGTTTGGGGCAGGGGAAGCTGCTACAGTTAATAAAACTTTAGATAGATTACGACAAGCGATCGCTAAAGAGTTTAACTTAATTGATCCAGAAAAAATCAACTTACTCTGGATTACAGATTTCCCAATGTTCGAGTGGAACGCTGACGAAAAGCGTCTAGAAGCACTACATCACCCATTTACAGCACCACATCCCGATGATTTGAGCGATTTAAAAACTGCACGCGCCCAAGCTTACGACTTAGTACTCAACGGTGTAGAAGTTGGCGGCGGAAGTCTGCGGATTTATCAGCGAGAAATTCAACAGCAAGTCTTTGAAGCGATTGGTTTATCTCCTGAAGAAGCACAAAGTAAATTTGGTTTTCTCTTAGAAGCATTTGAATATGGTACACCGCCGCATGGTGGCATCGCCTACGGTTTAGATCGTTTGGTAATGTTGCTAGCTGGAGAAGAATCTATTCGAGATGTCATTGCTTTTCCGAAGACACAACAAGCGCGTTGTTTGTTAACAGATGCACCTTCGAGTGTAGATGCTAAACAGTTGAAAGAATTGCACGTTGCTTCAACTTATAAACCAAAGTCTTAG
- a CDS encoding S-adenosyl-l-methionine hydroxide adenosyltransferase family protein: MSKKQIDQQPLITLLSDFGDRDVYVGIMKGVIAQINPRLTIVDLTHQIPPQDIAAARFSLMNAYPYFPVGTVHLAVVDPGVGSKRRAIAVEFAQGFLVGPDNGIFSGVLSQSPAIAAVELTNLNYWRTPQPSKTFHGRDIFAPVGANLASGVPFKQLGQEIDPASLVKLDIGNCKQTTTGVVGCIQYIDNFGNLVSNIPGSYVQAKTWYVQAAGLTIPGCETYSDVKLGEIIALVGSHGWVEIAINSGNAHSQLQLDCQEMLQVVLT; the protein is encoded by the coding sequence ATGTCTAAAAAGCAGATAGATCAACAACCACTTATAACTTTACTCAGTGATTTCGGCGATCGCGATGTTTATGTAGGCATAATGAAGGGAGTCATAGCCCAAATCAATCCCAGGCTGACGATAGTAGACTTAACGCACCAAATCCCGCCGCAAGATATCGCCGCAGCTAGGTTTAGCTTGATGAATGCTTATCCCTATTTCCCAGTTGGAACAGTGCATCTGGCAGTAGTAGATCCGGGTGTGGGAAGTAAGCGACGAGCGATCGCAGTAGAATTTGCTCAAGGGTTTCTGGTCGGCCCGGATAATGGTATATTTAGCGGGGTACTCAGTCAAAGTCCTGCGATCGCCGCCGTTGAACTTACAAATCTTAACTATTGGCGAACTCCTCAACCAAGCAAGACTTTTCACGGTAGAGATATCTTTGCACCAGTGGGAGCGAATCTTGCTAGTGGTGTCCCCTTCAAACAGCTAGGACAAGAAATTGATCCAGCAAGTTTGGTAAAACTGGATATAGGCAACTGCAAGCAAACAACAACTGGTGTAGTAGGTTGTATTCAATATATTGATAACTTTGGCAACTTAGTGAGTAATATTCCAGGGAGTTACGTACAAGCCAAAACTTGGTATGTACAAGCAGCTGGGTTGACTATACCAGGTTGTGAAACTTACAGTGATGTCAAGCTGGGAGAAATAATAGCTTTAGTTGGCAGTCATGGCTGGGTAGAAATTGCCATTAATAGCGGTAATGCTCACTCACAGTTGCAGTTAGATTGCCAAGAAATGCTTCAAGTGGTGCTAACTTAA